Within the Melitaea cinxia chromosome 27, ilMelCinx1.1, whole genome shotgun sequence genome, the region TCAATCACCTATCTCAAAATAGTTTACTTATATGGTAGTGCACagagtccttgtaggtctctccaccgttcctcggagagcacgttaagcagttagttccggttgttatcatgtacacatgataagcagtcgttagtcatagtaggaAATACAGCCTACAACCGTCGTTGGAGCagtgtggattaagctctgatccttctactacatagggaaagaggccagCAGTgtaatattacaggctgaagcgtaagtgcACAGGAAGAAatgtcttgctcaaaatctttagcagcccgactgagtaAGTACatcaaattttacaaaacagtcAAACAATATTACTCTTAATCTGTTATTGCTTTGACGACGTGTTAGCGCAACGGCTGATTGGCTtatgactgttgcgctggtggtcgcGAATTCGATCTCTGCACACGACATACATTTGTACAGATGTGTAgcgatacagatgtttgctgtggtttgggcgtttgtgcgTGTTTTGTGTGTTTCCTGACCCCACACAGGAATAGATACTAATGGGTTGAGTTGAGGGTGAGGAGTTAGAACGAGGGGCGCTTAAGCACACAAGTTAATAGACTGACCCTGAACCAACTGGTGATGACTGCTCGGAACCCATCGCCTAAGTAGCTGGGTTCCAGTGATGGGTGGGGTTGAAAGCGAATTGGAGGCCAGAACACAGAGGATGTGCGGCCGTGAAGGGGATATTTTTCTCGGCGGGAGTGACACAGATTTGCTTCAAGAGGCCGCGAAAGCACTTGAGGTTGCTCTGGGTTGGGCGACAGGTAGCACGCGCGCTCCTTCACCCCCCAGCTCCCCCCCTCCCCCCTCACCTCCAGCTGCGTGCCGTCGGGCAGCGCGTAGTGCGCGCGCTCTCCGTCCAGCGCCTCCTCCTTGAGCGGGTTGGGCGACAGGTAGCACGCGCGCTCCTTCACCCCCCCAGCTCCCCCCCCCTCACCTCCAGCTGCGTGCCGTCGGGCAGCGCGTAGTGCGCGCGCTCTCCGTCCAGCGCCTCCTCCTTGAGCGGGTTGGGCGACAGGTAGCACGCGCGCTCCTTCACCCCCCCAGCCCCCCCCCCCTCACCTCCAGCTGCGTGCCGTCGGGCAGCGCGTAGTGCGCGCGCTCTCCGTCCAGCGCCTCCTCCTTGAGCGGGTTGGGCGACAGGTAGCACGCGCGCTCCTTCACCCCCCCAGCTCCCCCCCCCTCACCTCCAGCTGCGTGCCGTCGGGCAGCGCGTAGTGCGCGCGCTCTCCGTCCAGCGCCTCCTCCTTGAGCGGGTTGGGCGACAGGTAGCACGCGCGCTCCTTCACCCCCCCAGCTCCCCCCCTCCCCCCTCACCTCCAGCTGCGTGCCGTCGGGCAGCGCGTAGTGCGCGCGCTCTCCGTCCAGCGCCTCCTCCTTGAGCGGGTTGGGCGACAGGTAGCACGCGCGCTCCTTCACCCCCCCAGCTCCCCCCCCCTCACCTCCAGCTGCGTGCCGTCGGGCAGCGCGTAGTGCGCGCGCTCTCCGTCCAGCGCCTCCTCCTTGAGCGGGTTGGGCGACAGGTAGCACGCGCGCTCCTTCACCCCCCCAGCTCCCCCCCCCTCACCTCCAGCTGCGTGCCGTCGGGCAGCGCGTAGTGCGCGCGCTCTCCGTCCAGCGCCTCCTCCTTGAGCGGGTTGGGCGACAGGTAGCACGCGCGCTCCTTCACCCCCCCAGCTCCCCCCCCCTCACCTCCAGCTGCGTGCCGTCGGGCAGCGCGTAGTGCGCGCGCTCTCCGTCCAGCGCCTCCTCCTTGAGCGGGTTGGGCGACAGGTAGCACGCGCGCTCCTTCACCCCCcccgcccccccccccccccctcaccTCCAGCTGCGTGCCGTCGGGCAGCGCGTAGTGCGCGCGCTCTCCGTCCAGCGCCTCCTCCTTGAGCGGGTTGGGCGACAGGTAGCACGCGCGCTCCTTCACCCCCCCAGCTCCCCCCCCCTCACCTCCAGCTGCGTGCCGTCGGGCAGCGCGTAGTGCGCGCGCTCTCCGTCCAGCGCCTCCTCCTTGAGCGGGTTGGGCGACAGGTAGCACGCGCGCTCCTTCACCCCCCCAGCTCCCCCCCCCTCACCTCCAGCTGCGTGCCGTCGGGCAGCGCGTAGTGCGCGCGCTCTCCGTCCAGCGCCTCCTCCTTGAGCGGGTTGGGCGACAGGTAGCACGCGCGCTCCTTCACCCCCcccgcccccccccccccccctcaccTCCAGCTGCGTGCCGTCGGGCAGCGCGTAGTGCGCGCGCTCTCCGTCCAGCGCCTCCTCCTTGAGCGGGTTGGGCGACAGGTAGCACGCGCGCTCCTTCACCCCCCCAGCTCCCCCCCCCCTCACCTCCAGCTGCGTGCCGTCGGGCAGCGCGTAGTGCGCGCGCTCTCCGTCCAGCGCCTCCTCCTTGAGCGGGTTGGGCGACAGGTAGCACGCGCGCTCCTTCACCCCCCCCAGCTCCCCCCCCCTCACCTCCAGCTGCGTGCCGTCGGGCAGCGCGTAGTGCGCGCGCTCTCCGTCCAGCGCCTCCTCCTTGAGCGGGTTGGGCGACAGGTAGCACGCGCGCTCCTTCACCCCCCCAGCTCCCCCCCCCTCACCTCCAGCTGCGTGCCGTCGGGCAGCGCGTAGTGCGCGCGCTCTCCGTCCAGCGCCTCCTCCTTGAGCGGGTTGGGCGACAGGTAGCACGCGCGCTCCTTCACCCCCCCAGCGCCCCCCCTCCCCCCTCACCTCCAGCTGCGTGCCGTCGGGCAGCGCGTAGTGCGCGCGCTCTCCGTCCAGCGCCTCCTCCTTGAGCGGGTTGGGCGACAGGTAGCACGCGCGCTCCTTCACGGCCCGCACCACCTCCAGCTCGGCCGACGTGCGAAGGTTCACGCCCTCCTTGCGGAGCAGCAGTCTGGAAACCGTAACGGAATACTCAGATATCACAATTATTGAGGCTTTAGGTTATGAAATACCGCAATATTTCCTCGTAGCAAACTAACCTCAAGTATCTGGTGACATCTCTCCCAGCGACATCTACCCTCATGATGCTGTGAGGCATCGCAAAGCCTTCGTATATTGGTACCGAGTGGGTGACACCGTCTCCGGAGTCCAGAACCACACCTGTTGTACGACCTGTTGCATATCTAaatggaaaatttatttatttttaagatataagTTATCTATGTagtgtctataaaaaaataaataagtaatacagATGAAATTGGCTTTGTAAACAAATACTCACAAACTAAGCACGGCCTGCATCGACAGGAACAAGGCTGGTACGTTGAACGTCTCGAAGAAGACTTCGGCAGCCTTCTCTCTGTTCCGGCGAGGATTGAGCGGAGCCTCGGTTAGTAGCACGGGGTGCTCCTCGGAGAATGTCGATAGCTGGTCCTGGGGACAGGCggtgataaataaaatagaataaaataaaataaatgtccaTATGCAGTAAGTGGAATGGAACTCAATATAATCagcaacaaatattataaatatcacgttttacatattaatacgcactagctgtgccccgcgattTCACCCGCTTTAATTTAAGCAAAAAGCGtagcaaaatattatatagcctagaCTTCcccggtaaatggactatccaaaataaagaatatttcaatttgaaccagtagCTCTTGGGATTAGCTtgtacaaacaaactttttagccaATGCTTTATCAGTATAGATAGTGGTTAGACACATACATTGGTCTGCAATTTACACTCCATACCTCAGAGGGCGGGACAGGGCGCGGCGACAATGACCGTTCCtatccaggaccagagaacaagacctaattttctccggcgtggggtaagacagggagatgtaatatcaccgaaactgtttaccactgcgctggaggatgtctttaagaccttcaATTGAAGGGAACGAGGCGTCAACGTCAACGGCGAAtgcatctctcaccttcgtttcgccgacgatatcgtcatctttgcggaaaCGTTGGATGAGCTAGGCCTAATgatggccggcctaaacgagtcctccacAACGAAacaaacgaaagttatgttcaacaaccaagtcataccgacaccggtatcggtcgatggtacccttctctaaaTTGTGCAGGATTATATTGTTACGatcacacaaagaaactagcgccatctagcggcaaccattgaaaccacacaaagacagaccTACGACAatcctacgacattggctacgacttaggacatcgttagtgcttagtgtttgaacctagtgctagtgaataaagtcttgaaaagagtcagcaggtttttctctccaaatccttcgaaccctaacacgtaacaatatttacctaggccataccatccaactagggcgcaacaacttcgagaaggaggccgataggacgattaacgtgcaatggaacgagGTATGCATGGGATTTCTCTCAGAGATAGTATTAGAAAttagactatccgcgagagaacaaaagtaaccgacatagcccacagaattagctaTCTGGCaagactgactgactgattgactgacctaactgactgactgactgacctaACTGACTGGCTGACTGGCTGACTGACTGAcctaactgactgactgactgacctaACTGACTGGCTGActggctgactgactgactgactgactgactaactgactgactgactgactgactggctGGCTGGCTGGCTGGCTGGCTGACTGACCTCAGAGGGCAAGTATATTGTTGATCTTGATTATTAATGGTAGGAAAAAATTCCTAAAGGGCCATCCAAAAATTACGGCACATGTTGAGGGTAGGCGATTGTCGAAGTGTGACATTGGGTGAAAGAGGTTGGGaatcctaatttttttaaattaatttttttttttacaatttgttgTAATCACATTCGATAGAaactgatgttttaatttaataagttctagatgtaaaatttcaaaatgtgGTGATGATACACTAGGTAGGAGGGATGAGAGGcttttttaaatgtgatcaACGGTGAGAAGGGTAGGAGTTATAAAATCATGAAATTGGTGTAACATAATTTATGGATGTCCTTAATCCACAGTGGATCAGTGTTACAGACAATTTTCTTTCATCTATATTGAATACTTATAGGCTTTTATCTTTTTATCGACGTAGGGAAGAAGAAACTCACTCAAAATCCGGACTAGAAAAACTGGGAAAGTATGAGTTActttagtaaaatataagtttaagtAACTTTCATATCACAGACAAATAATACTGTGCTTaactagtgttgtgttcctgtagtaagGTAGCCAGTGCTCaagaaagaaagagagttaGTACACTGTAATTTTAAAGGGTGCACAAACTAATAAGTAAATCACTAAATATTGTACACTcactttactataaatataattccAGACCCGTTCCATGTCATTCCAATCCGTTACAATACCATGTTCCATGGGATATTTTATGCTAAGCAGGCCCCTGTGTTCCTCAGCTCGGGGGCCCACAAATAACTCCCCCTCCAAAGCCCCTGCCATAACACGGACGTGCTTCGGACGTccaatactaaaaaataatagaaacatttttatttgtgaagtATCTATCAAGATTGAAATTATATgatatagataattaaaaacataaataagttGTAATAAATCAtcaacacattaaaaaaaactgtcgcCAATTGTGTGGTTAAAACCATTTATGATTTTGAATACACCatttaaaacagaaattaaCTAATGTATAATCTTATTCAAAAATGCATATTCCATGCATCCATGGGTAACAATTAAAGATTACTAGAAAAATTAGAGTATGAGACAAAATGAAAGTAAGAAATGGACTTTCGTTTCTTTTGCATATAATTAGCTTTCATTAcaattaggtatttttttaaagagttaagtaaaactttattcTAACTACAGATAATGTAGTCATTCTTTTTGTCAGTATGTGTGACTATTTTATtcagaaaacaaaaataaaagttttattttaatgttagtgGTATCTTACAATATCTTCTATAATTCTCGTgtaacaatgttagttaccatactcctccaaaacgggtggaccgatttttatgaaattttgtacacatatcgggtagatctgagaatcggtcgacactaatttttcatacccctatgtTATAAGGAGGGGGGATAAAGGGGGGTTAACAACATATATGGataaacaacgtttgcgggatgagctagtatatatataaaaccttgtattacttatatgtaacaatttaaaaacattttttttttacagtagacataaaaaatacgatatttatcagctaaataataaacatacaagtAAGTCATAATGGTGTGACTTTAGTATtcaaaattatagtaaataaagaATAGCTTAGATGTTTTCTACATATATTGTTTCCATAGTTTTgaagcaaaataatatttgtgttgAAATTAATTTGCCTACCCAGCTTCATGGTATGggaaatactaaatttattactatgaaACCAAATTAGGACAACAATGAAAAAATTAGCATAGACCGTTACTCACTAGTTCGGAAACCTGCATTTTGGTATTTGATCACCAGCAAATCCAGCTTTAATCACTCCTGAACCCTGAAAATTACATACTTGTATAAGAAAACTATTTTTCAAAATCACTAAAGGTATGACTCACTATTCGTTAAAACtgttaaatagttattattctCTTGTCTTGATTTCACATAATAGTGTATTGTAAgctattattaatctttttataatattgtaagtcATGATAATggaataattatgaaaaaatgtaACGCCAATACGACAAAAAAAATCGatagaaaaaatatgttttaaataatttatttacattgtctaTAACCACAGGCTGGTTCACGATGACATCGTTGAGTTCCATTTTCATCAATAAAaccttataattaataaataatatgagatctttattatttaatttgtgttaaaatattCATCCGGACTGCTTTCAACTATGACATCAGATATTTAGTGTTgcaataacttaataatttgtacttagaaaaaatattaatatcaatttattaatattactgtaTTACTCTATATTTATGCTTatgtaatcttaatatattgatataaatatttttcaataactattaatttaaaaaaaaaataaaaaatattcttttaataaaaaacatgaaaacGAGCGTGCTTAGTCTTTTAGAGATCTAGACCACATGCAGAGGCGTCTTTACCTATAGTGCTGGGTGTTCGGCGCACACTGGCACCGGGTCTAGGTCGCTGAGCGCCCTCTAATGCGACACCTCCAAAGATGCGTCTCTCGCAGCACCGGCGCTCTCAAAGACCCTGCGCCCGTGTTACGGCCGATGCCGGGCGCGCGGCAACAATGCAAAGCGCGCCCCCACAAGGTGTGTCTTTACCTACTCTACACAATAACTTTTGTTTCAACGTAAAATCAGTCTTAAAACAGATAACTAAAGATTATATTGGCGTAGTATCGCATCGCTACCGAAGGCAGGAACCGGCACCTGTTTTGATTCGTTTGAAAACACGCCGACAATCATTGCTAACTCGGCTGTATTAGAATACTATGAAGTTCAAATTCAAATTGCCAGGGACGTTGCGGTGGTCATTTTCAAAGGTTTTGTGTACGCGTGCCGCAATTTTTTTTACCGCTTCACCGTAGTTTTGCTGAATAAGCCTTGATGCATCGAATTAAGTATCATCTTCGTTGAAAACACGCCGACAATCATTGCTATTAGCTAATTCGGCTGTATTAAACAACGAGTGATAGTGATATCGAAGATAAACACCTAACCTAGGTATACCTATCTAAGATTTCGATTTGTTTATCCTAGCGCAGTGAGGAACAAACAACGCAACGGTAAGTTAAAGTGCtttaatatgtacctactaGTATACTTACGTAtaggcaccaaagaatatagccactccctctcttcccgtgggtgttgtaagaggcgactaagggataacaaggttccactaccaccttggaacttaagaagccgaccaatggcgggataaccatctaactgttggctttgaaacacaaaggacgaagacgggcagcagcgtcttaggtgcgccaaagccagccctgcgctcaccaacccgcgtgcccagcagggtgactatgggcaacacacatgagttcacgcatttttgacgcgaacgtGTGGAGGCccgtgtccagcagtggactgcgataggctggaatgatgatgatgaatgatgaattattatactcaataaaaaaaataaggctgTGCGAagtcgccaggtcagctagtaataaataattaccaataccagtgcgaataattcgcacgaaataagtataataattatcactttacaaaattacaaaaattattttaattattattttagttgtgGAGATTGGTAGATCaagaaatctatacaaataaataaaattggattatctgtttgtaatattaaaataaccgtttttactaaatgcacatggatgtataTACGATACATATACTAGAACcaaattgtttacaatttttgtctgtctgtctgtctgcttgttccagctaatctctgaaacggctagaccaatttgacaggactttcattGGTAGATatctgatgtagtaaggagtaacataagctacttctattttagaaattgatttattttatatgagcaataagttttgtaaaattccacgcggacaaagtcacgAGCACAGCTAgctatctataaaatgatatataatttatgtggagtaatagtgaggttttttctaaaaagggaggcaaacattaccttaaccttagcgtattaatatattatactactatatatactatattatatatatactagccgacccgtgcccacttcgttgggcgttaattattatttttgtgatgcaattaTGTTGTGTTTCAATTTCGTCGGCGTCTGCTACGTAGGGAGCCGTACGCGCGACGGTGCGAGTGAGCCGCGCGGCATCCTATCGTAtagatgataattgtgtttgctcgcaaacgaaaaaaaaaccgacttcaattacatcgaagagtaatacaacgtagatcgacgaaaaaatagtaatactttgttcgtattccatataacgcgacattataaaattgtagaattatataatgttctactgttatttctaacattttgttagcgattgtaggcagaaatttcataaaaggcccgtcgtctattcgcgcgaagcgctgacatcgcttattacggcgggttttttagttgaagcggatttatattgaattacggtttatgtattttttattaaaaatatgtaatgttcatgttttcacacagctccgatgcacgactggagtttaccccttcagatcaactgtctaaataggcacaaaaaggcttactagtctaagaaatatattattactatatcaaattgtaaataaatgaatgcaataacgccacctatcggaacctaattgcgttattagaaaacgtctgaacgccatctctaacaaggtcattcgttcagtatattttactgttcaattttttcattccggggccttaaatgaaaatcgattcttaaggagaaaactccaaaaacagtcaagtaaatacgccatatcagatatagctcaaaaagttcgagtcaaatctcaattatatttaaatgggaccacatgacaagcaccacctatcgattaaaaaaagaatcatcgatatcggtccacccagtaaaatagtaatgaggttaatataacgttggtcgacgtaaaatagccaagtaaatacccagtattagcgataactcaaaaattaaaagctcaaatatatttataacgaataaactgctactttctactctagtggaatattgtaatttgatcgatagtgaacgaagtaatttcattacattttgatagatggcgttgtggcaaagtattgaacatgaccacagtcgtcttaacatcgtcatgtaaatacgtgtcatcaaagattactcaaaaattgctcattatatctcaatcatatttaaaacggacgacatgacaagtattagcttttgatttatacaaaaaagatcaaaatcagtgcacccagtaaaaagatataacgtataatacaacgtagggtgacgaaaaaaccgtcaagtaaatacgcaatattagatataactcacaaattacgaatcaaatctcaattaaatttaaatgggaccacgtgacgaatagtagcttttaatttatataagaaacgtcaaaatcggtgcacccagtaaaaagttatgaggtataatacaacgtaaggtgacgaaaataatgtcaagtaaatacgcgttatcaaagattaatcaaaaagtagttatcagatctcaataaaatttatatgtgaccacatgataaacatcagctttcgattaaagtaaaaatcatcaaaatcgatacacccagtaaaaagttattgcggattttcaagagtttttctcgatttctctgggatcctatcatcagatcctggtttccttatcatggtaccaaactagggatatcccgtttccaacaaaaaaagaattatcaaaattggtacacccagtagaaagttatgtggtataatacaacgtaggtcgacgaaaaaagcgtcaagtaaaaacgcattattagatataattcgaaaagtagttgttagatctcaaataaatttaaatgggaccaatcggcacacaccacctttcgattaaaacaaaatttgtcgaaatcggtctacctggtcaaaagttctgatgtaacatacataaaaaaaaaaaaaaaaaaaaaaaaaaaaaatacagtcgaattgagaacctcctccttttttggaagtcggttaaaaaaaaacaataaaatggtCATGCGATGCGCGGTACATGATGGGATGATGGGCAGTGTCCAATTGTCCCCCCGCGCAACAGCGGCTTACGAGTTACGGCAGCGGGCGCCTACAGCGATgaataaaatcgtaataaaatcgtgtacttattattttaaattacagaaccaaataacatactttaaaaaacaaattttatagaacttaaataatatgttgctacAATTGTTGCAAAATACATTGACTTTATCGTTAATAAGTATTGAACATGAAATCAAAATTGAAGTCAGTGACATTGTTAAAGATGTCGCTAATGCAAAAGCACGAAAAttatcctttttaaccgacttcaaaaaaaggaggaggttactcaattcgaccgtgtatatatatatatatatatatatatatatatatatatatatatatattttatgtatgttcggagataacttcttcgtttatgaaccgattttgataattctttttttgttggaaaggagatattcaggtaccatgataaggaaaccaggatctgatgatgggatcccagagaaattgagggaaactttcaaaaatcgtaagggtgactagtaaatttaatcatgttttcattaagtactataaagcactactatttaataaaggtctggagtcgatctgatgatggagaagaaagatagtcgagggaactcttcaacaatttatagcaattacctgctttttgaacttaattcgtttctattgatgagaactttgcacctgtatgagttataagtgccattacagtctgatgatggagacaaaagttagtcgagggaactctttaacgatttatagcaattacctgctgtttgaacttaattcgtttctattgatgagaactttgcatatatatgagttataagtgccatttcagtctgatgatggagacgaaagatagtcaagggtactcttcaacgacttatagcaattacctgctgtttgaacttaattcgtttctattgatgagaactttgcatatatatgagttataagtgctatttcagtctgatgatggatacgaaagatagtcgagggaacttttcaacgatttatagcaattacctgcggTGTGATCATCTGtctcgcaggaccaggtttgatgatagagcccataaacactcgagggaatttctcaacaatttacagcagttaccttttgctgtttgacgaccgctttgatataatggtgcatgtgccgtgtcggcggcg harbors:
- the LOC123666716 gene encoding beta-centractin — translated: MKMELNDVIVNQPVVIDNGSGVIKAGFAGDQIPKCRFPNYIGRPKHVRVMAGALEGELFVGPRAEEHRGLLSIKYPMEHGIVTDWNDMERVWNYIYSKDQLSTFSEEHPVLLTEAPLNPRRNREKAAEVFFETFNVPALFLSMQAVLSLYATGRTTGVVLDSGDGVTHSVPIYEGFAMPHSIMRVDVAGRDVTRYLRLLLRKEGVNLRTSAELEVVRAVKERACYLSPNPLKEEALDGERAHYALPDGTQLEIGPARFRAPEVLFRPDLIGEECEGLHEVLMFAIQKSDMDLRKVLYQNIVLSGGSTLFRGFGDRLLAEIRRLAPKDMKIRISAPQERLYSTWIGGSILASLDTFRKMWVSKREYDEEGHRAVHRKTF